The bacterium genome includes the window GGCTCGGAAGAGGCCTGGCGGACCGTTCTCTCCGATCTGGAAGAGGCTCATCGGAGCCTTCACGCGACGGTCCTCGAGCTCGAGGACGCACGCTTGGAAGATCCGGTCGCCGGCTGCGACCCCACCGTCCGCGGCCTGCTGTTGGGCGTGCTGCAGCACAACGTCTACCACGCTGGACAGATCTCGGTTCTGAAGAAGGCCGAGGCGACTCCGGGAGGGGCGGCGTGACACCCGTCCAGACTCGTCTGCGTGATGAGCTGCTCGGAAGGCGACAGCG containing:
- a CDS encoding DinB family protein; the encoded protein is GSEEAWRTVLSDLEEAHRSLHATVLELEDARLEDPVAGCDPTVRGLLLGVLQHNVYHAGQISVLKKAEATPGGAA